The [Limnothrix rosea] IAM M-220 genome includes the window TCGCCCGTGTCCTTACGGAAAATGATCTTGGCGATACCATCCGTTTCCTTTTCAGCTAATGCTTTGGAGTTGCCCTTAAAGTAAGTTTTTACAGTGGCTACCTCAAATCCTTTTTCCTTGCCAGCTTCGCGAGCTTGGGGTTCACTCATACCGACATAGCTAATTTCAGGATGGGTAAAGGCTGCTGCGGGAATCGCGGCATAATCAACAGTCATCTCATTACCGATCATGTTTTCCACAGCCGTAATCCCTTGACCAGAAGCGGCGTGGGCTAACATCATCTTGCCAGTAGCATCACCCACAGCCCACAGGTGCGGCACAACCTTGCCATCTTTAATGACTTGCATTTTGTCGTTGACATCGATAAAACCGCGGCGATCTGTTTCAACACCGACTGTGTCTAAGCCCAGATTTTTTGTGGCAGGCACACGACCCGTCGCCACGAGGCAAGCATCCACTTCAAGGTTTTCGACAACTTCCTTTGTTTTCGCGTCAGTCAATTCAATTTTGACCGGGGAACCGGGAATAATCTTGGTGGCAAATACGCCGGTGTAGGTTTCGATATCGCGTTGGTCGATCAGGGCACGTTTTGCGAGTTTGGCAATCTCAGGATCGAAGCCGGGCATCAAATCATCCAACGCTTCAATCATGGTAATTTCACAACCGAGGGCGGTATAAACGTCGGAAAATTCTAGGCCGATATAACCGCTACCAATAATGGCTACCCAGTCGGGCAAGGTTTCGAGGCGCACCGCGTCATCGCTGGTAAACACAGTTTTACCATCTACTTGAATTCCGGGGGGAACAAAGGGCTTTGATCCTGTGCAGATCATAATTTCTTTAGCTGTGAGATTCTTCACGCCATCGTCGCCAATGACACAGACTTTCTGTGCGCCATCGACTTTACCCCATCCGCGGATAATGTCGACTTTCAGTCGCTTGAGACTATTGGTTAAATCGCTCTGGATTTTGCTGACCAAGTCATTAGCATGGGCGGCGATCGCCTCACGACTAAAGCTAACTTGTTCTACACCGATGCCAAACTGTTGCAAATGCTTTTGGTCACTCATTTCCCGCACTTTACCGGAGGCGGCAAGGAGTGCCTTTGAAGGAATACAGCCACGGTTGACGCAAGTACCGCCCATATCTGCCGCTTCGACAATTGCTGTTTTAAGGCCACATTTCACCGCGTGGAGTGCTGCGCCATGGCCGCCAACGCCCGCACCAATAATGATCAAATCATAATCAAATTGTTCACTCATGAAGCTTTGATACTCTCATCTTCCAAATTGCTTTAGTTAGCTTATCTCAATTGCCACCCCCTACAGAAGCGGCTTTCCTCTCATGCCATGTCTGGTTAGTAAACAAGTGAACCTATCACCAAACTTCCCGCAGGTTTGTTTAATTCAGAGTTGGGTGAAAAATCCGCCAATTTCCATCAGTGTCTATCGTCATTACAACGATCTAGAAG containing:
- the lpdA gene encoding dihydrolipoyl dehydrogenase, which encodes MSEQFDYDLIIIGAGVGGHGAALHAVKCGLKTAIVEAADMGGTCVNRGCIPSKALLAASGKVREMSDQKHLQQFGIGVEQVSFSREAIAAHANDLVSKIQSDLTNSLKRLKVDIIRGWGKVDGAQKVCVIGDDGVKNLTAKEIMICTGSKPFVPPGIQVDGKTVFTSDDAVRLETLPDWVAIIGSGYIGLEFSDVYTALGCEITMIEALDDLMPGFDPEIAKLAKRALIDQRDIETYTGVFATKIIPGSPVKIELTDAKTKEVVENLEVDACLVATGRVPATKNLGLDTVGVETDRRGFIDVNDKMQVIKDGKVVPHLWAVGDATGKMMLAHAASGQGITAVENMIGNEMTVDYAAIPAAAFTHPEISYVGMSEPQAREAGKEKGFEVATVKTYFKGNSKALAEKETDGIAKIIFRKDTGELLGVHIMGIHASDLIQEAANAIANKKPVQELAFNVHAHPTLSEVLDEAYKRAKVTA